The DNA region ATTTCATAAGGATGCCAACCCTTTGTCATAGGTACAGCAGGTCTTTTTTTAGttgccttgtaatttttttaaatttttttatttattcatttttagagaggagagagagacagagagggagagagagagagagagacagagagagaaggggggaggagctggaagcatcaactcccatatgtgccttgaccaggcaagcccagggtttcgaactggcgaccacagcatttccaggttgacgctttatccactgtgccaccacaggtcaggccagttgccTTGTAATTTTATCactttaatttacatttagaaCTTCGAAAGtttaatatagttaaatctatcaatttttctgagattttttttttttttttttttgctattgctaTTATAaggtcctttaaaattttttgctgaATGAGTCCATATTTAGAAAAGACAAGTATGCCACGTGGAATACTAATCATATTGACCTGATAATGAATCAGTTATTTCTTTATAGATGTTTAATAATATAGTGTTGTTATAGTGTTTGTTATTGTCTtcactgtaaataaaaatattatgtatatcaCATATATTTATCAGAATGATTGAAACATTtatgatttttcattttaagaattttagtTTTGGGGAAGTTTAAGTAATTTCTAACAGCTTTAAAGATATTCTCTGTGTTAAGAATTGTCAGTTTGAATGTTTAAACTTGGTAGTGTGTTGTGATATGAAATTTTCTCTAGAATTAAGATGAGACGATATTAAATAATGTACTTGTGTGTCTTCACAAGGAGATTCACGGACATGAATTTGTCTCACTGCCTGTGAGACAGTTTCCACTAACTTTTACCCTTCCCCGTGTTTCCTCCCTCAGAACCTACAAGAGTTATATGAAATCGCATCAATACcaatttttatgaattattttacaaacagcctaaGTTTTTCTCAGGTCCTGAAGTTGATATATTTGAGTACAGTATACTAATTGAATTACCATTTTCTTATCATAATGAATgtgtttctattaaaaaaaactttaaagtatttattaGGAAAGATCAGCATAGGAGTTGatatgttttttgtgtgtgacagagacagaaagaaggacagacagacaagaagggagagagatgagaagcatcaattcttcattggggcaccttaattgttcattgattgctttctcatatgtgccttaaacggggagctacagcagaccgagtaaccccttgcttgagccagcgatattgggctcaagctggtgagctttgctcaaaccagatgagcccgcactcaagcctgtgacctcggagtctcgaacctgggtcctctgcgtcccagtccaacgctgtatccactgcgccaccgcctggtcaggcttgatatgCTTTCTCACAGAGAAATTAGTTCCTGGAATTATTATCAATAACTTATGGTACAAGAAGTAAAGGAGGCATTATAACTGTACCTAAAACTCTATAGTTTGACCCTAAGTCAAGTGGACACTTGGTTCTTAAACCTTTTGAGCACTAAATACATTGTCTTATATACAGTAGGCCCTCAATGTGTAAAATATTTGTAGtgaataactaaatgaaacaTCTTTCATTAATGGTAGAAATTCTTTTCAAAATGCTGGGAATAGCAGTTATAAAATTTCTACATACATTTTGTTTAATCCTTTAAAGTATGTGCTGCTAACCTGCAATGTCGCTTTTCTATTGCTTATGTTAGAAATTGCTCTTATACTTCATAGTTGTTTAATCACTTGATCATTTAGCACATTTGTAGATGACTTCCCTATTGAGTTTGCTCATTTGATTTTCATTGTAGTTTACAGAGCCatctgtctagagcagtggtgtcCAGTAGACTTCTCTGTGACAGAAACATTCTATGTCTGTGATGCCCATAGAGACACATGTATGACTAATAAGCACTGAAAATGTCATCAGCTTGACTGAGAAACTGAACGTTTAATTTTACTCAATTAATACATGGCTTACATTTTTCAAAGCCTCATGTTTCTAGTGGCTACTATATTagcacagatatatatatatatatatatacacacacacacacacacacacacacacactttacttTCATTTGGTTTCCCGAACTGTTCTAAGTTTATTTTCTAGGTAAGTGTTCTGATTTCACCAACAGTGTGAGCTAAAACTCTGAAACCTATGGTAAAAAGAATACAAGAGCTAATTGTAAAAATTAACTTATTGGAGGTTAGAAATGTTTACCAAATTACTTGCACAGTTAAGATTCCTAAACTCATTTTTATAGAATTATAAATtcaatggaaataatttttaatgataataataaaagcatttttttaaattttttgcactTATATTTAATGTTAGGTTGCTATACTGAACATACCAGAGaccatttctccttttctaaagGCAATTTAATTCTAAGTAAGGCAAAACGTATGGTCTAAAGACCCATGAACTAATGCTTGTGTAAGACTGATCCATGtaaatcttttgttcatttttaagcaGCTGATTTAGAAGAAAGTTTTAATGAACATGAACTGGAGCCCTCGTCAcctaaaagcaaaaagaaaagtcgCAAAGGAAGGCCACGGAAAACTAATTTTAAAGGGCTGTCGGAAGATACCAGGTCCACATCTTCCCATGGCACAGATGAGATAGAAAGTAGTTCCTATGTAAGTAGAAacaatgtattctttttgttgcacTGCAAATACTTCATTTAAACTGTGTTTAAAGGTAAAATCCATCATTTGAAATATTGGCTAAACTTAAGGTACTAATAGCATATTTTCAtagatgttttaaagtttttttctcttttatgtttgcAGAGAGATAGATCTCCACACAGGAGCAGCCCTAGTGACACCAGGCCTAAGTGTGGATTTTGTCATGTTggggaggaagaaaatgaagcaaGGGGAAAACTGCATATATTTAATGCCAAGAAGGCAGCTGCACATTATAAGTGTATGGTAAGCGTGGTTCATTTGATGTGCTTTTGAACCCAAGTTTTTTGCAAAGCGTTTAGCTAGTAACCAAATATGGTGCTTCCCTGCCCCCAGTGTTAGTGCTTTGCAGTTATAATAGTATATCCTATAATCCTAAATCTTCATACACTTTCCATTTTTCAAAATACagccttgtttatttttatttttaattgatgtttttaattgaatttatttgggtgatattgattaataaagataagaactgtatctttattctttttatttattttattttattttattttattttattttattttattttattttattttatttttttcctgaagttggaaacggaaaggcagacagacagactcccgcatgcgcccgaccaggatccacctggcacacccaccagggggcgatgctttgcccatctggggcgtcactctgttgcgaccagagccattctagcacctgaggcagaggccacagagccatcctcagcacccggatcaactttgctccaatggagccttggctgcgggagggaagagagagacagagaggaaggagaggaggaggggtggagaagcagatgggcacttctcctgtgtgccctggccaggaatcgaacctgggactcccatacgccaggccgacgctctaccactgagccaactggccagggcaagaactgTATCTTATCTTTGCATCCTTATATATAGGtctgatatatatatgtatatatataatcctTAGATATAGGTctgacatatatattatatacaaatatatattatatagatgtatgtatcatatatattatatattatatagatgtatgtatttttagacagagagagacagacagacagggacagaaagacaggagagagaaatgagaagcatcaacttgttgtggcactttagttgttcattcactgctttctcatatgtgccttgaccagggtgagggctccagctgagtcaggacctcttgcttaagccagcgaccttgggttcaagccagtgaccatggggtcatatctgtgatccctcactcaagccagtgacctcagggtttcgaatctagatcctcagccttccaggcctccgttctatccactgtgccactgcctggtcaggtcataaatattttttaattagattgtattGAATTACTCATTCCATTTAtgattgagttttaaaatatatatattattgcctgacctgtgatggtgcagtggataaagcattcaccTGGAGCGCTGAGCTCACTGGTTTGAATtcccgggcttacctggtcaaggcacatactggaagtGACTAcatattacaagttgatgcttcttgctcctcttccctcccctccctctaaaatcaataaataaaattatgagaaaaccacatgtgtgcctgacctgtggtggcgcagtggataaagcgttgacctggaatgctgaggtcgccggttcaaatccctgggcttgcctggtcaaggcacatatgggagttgatgcttccagctcctccccccttctctctctctctctctctctctctctctcattctctctcttctctaaaaaaattaataaaagtaaaaaaaatttaaaaagagtcaaccaaagaatgtataaacaagtgaaacaacaaattgatatctctctctcaaagtcaataaataaaaattaaaaaaaaaagaaaaaaaaaagaaaactacatgtgtgtgtatatatcccTGAGGTTCTTAATCAGAGATGCCAATTAGATTTACCTGGAGGGCTTtttccaatatataaatatatccctAAGCCATGCTAAACATGTCCCGTTTGTGTGACAGAAATCTGCAGGTAATACCTGCATCTATGGATGAAAAGTGCCAgttgaaactgttatttaaaacttTGTGCAAATGTAAAGTAGTTGAGGTGACAGCATGGCCTTGTTGAAATCAGCATTGTTTAATGAAGTATTGACCCTTGGCCCCACACTGACACCAtcagttttatttcattctctttattttggggtatattttaataaaaaatgggaatataccatatttttcgctccataagatgcacttaaaaaaaaaaaaagatgcactttttccccccaaaagtggaagggaaaatgcccgtgcatcttatggaacgaaaaatatggtattgAATATCTGAATTAATACTTAATAACTAAGGAAAACTTCTTTCTCAGGATATTGAAGGTTACACATTTGTTATGTGTTATCTTTTTTTCCAGAACTATTCTGAATATTAAAtgttcttgcattttttttcttctagttatTTTCATCTGGCACAGTCCAGCTCACCACCACATCAAGAGCAGAATTTGGAGATTTTGATATTAAAACTGTTCTGCAGGAGATTAAACGAGGAAAAAGAATGGTCTGTggttatatatttattctattcAACATTTCTCTCCTGACTTTTTGCTTTAAATATAGAATACATCTCAAATTTATCCAGCCATCAGAAAATTTAATACAAAGTAATTCATATGTTAAAGCACAGTATCTATTTCACATATTTGTAATGTAATAAAGAATACTGTATCCTGAAACTTATTCCTCTTTTTGTGTAACTTCATTACTTAAGAGAATTATACTGAGATTTATATTTCAGCATATTtgagtcttttcagaaaaaaatgaaaatgtgaatgTAATGCAACTTATtaagtttaaaatgttaatattgtaTAAGATTACCTAAAGAAAAATTTCATATTCCCAATAGAGCATTGAGAACCTTCTGTGTGTTATtcgttctttttttaattaaagaaaaaaaaaatatatatatatatatatatatattttagagccTTCTGTTTAGTTAAAGTTCACATTCACAGTTATGTTTTTTAAACTGTTTATCACAGTTTTAAAGTTTCCTTTCAAATGTGCGTAAGTCTAAGGTTTTAAAGAATTCTGAATCACTAGTAAATAACTTTCTGTAATATCAACATCTTCATTGATCACTTCCTCCACAGTTGATGAATATTTTAATGTCAGTGGAAtgcaaactcttttttttaagacagtaattatttctagaaatgactttactttttgaatttttattgtgAAAAGTTTCCAACATGTCAAAGTTAGACAGACTTGCCACACATGCCAGTCCGTCACCCGGACACATCGTTTTCCCAGAGTTCTGTGGGACCTGTTTCTTTTATGCCTTTTCCTCTTGTTGCTTGAAGTGTTTCAAGGCAGAGCTAAGTCTTCACATCATTTCATCCCTACAGATTTCAGTATGTTTCTCTGTCAAATCTTGACTTCTTCTTACCTAACCACAGTGCAATTACACTTTATAAAATAACAGTGAGTCCTCGGTGTCATTTAGTACCCAGTTTATATCTGTATTTCCCCAGTTGTCttaaaacaatctttttaaaGTTAGTTGGTGTGAATCAGAACCTAGCGGAAGTTCTTACAGTACATGTGTTTGTTACATATTCCTTTAGTAACTCAGGGCATGCCCTCCTCcctgtctttgttgattctggcCTTGTTTTGTTGTATGCCATTGGCTTGTTGAAGAAAGTTCATTTATTATCTTGTAGAGTCTCTCTGCACTGTTAAACATAGGGTAAGCACTAGACTATCCCACGTTTTATTTGTCTGTTTGCTTTGGCATGGTACCATCTATTTACCTTACCCCTCTATTTGCCAGATTTTCTGTAAAGTGAAGTTAAATATAAAGTCTTGATTAGATTCAGTTTCCTTTGGGGTGTAAAAATATGTAACTATATCATCCATGTTTTTATAGCAGACAACTCATAGCATCTGATTCCTCCATTGTGACAATTCAGTCTTTCATCTAGTGGTCTCTCAGAAATTGATGATCTTTGTCTGAATCCATTAGaaattacttgtttttttcttttggtggaaCTGTGTACTTTTGAAGGTGTGAAGATTGTTGATATTCTGTGTTCCATTTAAATCCAGTTCAGTTTATTAATATttgattatacttttaaaaatgaaacttctttCAAACAATATGTAGACTAAGAAAGGGGGGAAATCACTTCATCATTTCATACATAGCAATATTGTTGTGTTATATACTAAAGTACAAATTGGGCACTAGGATAACAATTCAGTTCCTTCGATCAACTTACTTCCCTCTGCACTGTTGAACATAGGGTAAGCACTAACCTAGCATTGCCCAAAATGTGCTCCGAAGGACACTAGTCCATCACAATGCTCCCTAcgcctttcaaaaataaaagggcATCTGGACTTCAGTATGCTGGAGAGCTGTTCACTAAACCCTCCTTCCTGGAGAACAGGTTGTTGGAAGTTCTCTCATCAAGCAATCTGTTTAAAACGAGCATATCTCAAGCTTCTTTCACTGTGGGACCCTTTTGTCAACACTTTTTAATCTCAGAACACTCTTGAGGCAAAGCTGACCTAGGCCAGATTGGGAAGTCTTGAAGAGATTGCAGCCCCTCAGTCTCCCTCTGCCCTTTTTGCCTGCTTGGCAGCGATCTATCTCTGGGAGGCATTGCTTTTCTCATTGCAGGGAAGACAAGAAGTCAGCCACTAAAATGTAGCACTGTATGTTCTTTTTGCATTCGGCAGTATAAGAAATGTTTTACTTAGAGTTTAGATGTCGGATCTCTAATGGTTGGTACAGTTAAAAATGGAAACATCAGGGGATGATTTAATATTAGAAAGTCTATGGAAGTATGGTTTAAATGGCTCCATTATTTAATATATCACCATCTAATAAGTTCAGTGTATTTTTTTCAATAGAAAATTGACTGTTTTCTTTGTAAGATGGAATGTTTGGTTGTAATatggctaaaatagaaaaaagtgagATTGCATAAGCTTTGAAATACTGCTTATGattactctttttcttcccttaaacAGAAGTGTACACTTTGCAGTCAGCCTGGTGCTACTATTGGATGTGAAATAAAAGCCTGTGTCAAGACTTACCATTACCACTGTGGAGTGCAAGATAAGGCCAAATACATTGAGAATATGTCCCGAGGAATTTACAAGTAAGAGAACAAGTATCTGTTTTCCTAAACTTGTCATTAAGTAActgcccttcagtagatgacatTAGTTTACTTCATCATTATTTTTAGGTGGTATTTTAGCAAAGCTTCGAATAACGATGACTCTCTATATAAAATGAGTACTGCAATTAGCATTTTCTCTGACTGCACCTCCCTGGATTAGCATTCATCAACTAGTACTCATTCTGCCTACTATGTTCCAGTATTGTGTCAGTATCTGGGCATATCATAGTGATCCAAACACATACAGACTGCTCCCTCAGGAAGCTTACAGTCAAGGGGGAGAGACATATTACTTAAATGGCCACATAGTGAAGTATACAATTACAAGCTATGTAAGCATTATAAAGGATACATTACCAAGCACTATGAGAACATACAACAAGGGAGACCTAACCAGGTCCCTAACAGGAAAGTGTTCAGGACTTTTCTTAAGGAAATAGTCCTTCAACTGAGCTATGAAGGGTGAAGATGAACATGGGTGTTGGaagaatgagacagaaggtgCAAATGGGGAAGTGGGTTAGGAGGCTACTCCTTAGCATCCAGGTGAGAATTGTTGGGGGCATAGGACAGGGTTATGAAGATAGAAGCCAAAAGATACTCAGGGAAAAATGATGACAGAATAAACTTGAAGATTTGGGATTACATGTTACCTTCTTTTTTATGGGTCTTCCACAGTGCTGCATTGGGCTAATGTTATTGATGTGCATCTGTAGTGGTTCCATGTATTTATTCGAATGGAGAATACGTTGGTAGGAATCCCTGAAGTTTTGATTTCTCTGTGTAAATTGTGAAGCACTTTCTTACTCTCACATTCTCATGTTAAACAAAGCAGTTTGCATAGTCACCCTGTCATTTGGGTGACTGCATGAGGTGCTAATgctgtattataaaattttcaaaaaactcAAAGGTGATTTTCAAATGAGTTCTATAAAATGTTTAAGGAACACAGATAATTCCAATGTTAAAAGATCCATCCAGCACATAGCAAAAGATGGAAAACCTTTTGGTTCATTCTGTAAAATTTCATAACTATGGCACAAAAATTGACAAAgatagcatttaaaagaaaaacaaaaaaactattgtctcccctgtggtggcacggtgggtaaagcattggactggaatgctgagatcactggttcaaaacctgggcttgcctgatcaaggcacatataaaaagcaaccaAGGGCCTGCCTGAACAGGTGGCAgtgcagtagttagagcatcagactggtacgtagaggacccaggtttgaaaccccgaggtagctggcttaagtgcaggctcatccagcttgagtgtgggctcaccagcttgagggtggggttatagacatgatcccatggtctctggattgagcccaaaggtcactgacttgaagcccaaggtcgttgacttgagcaaggggtcacttgctctgctttagcccccccccaccagtcaaggcacatatgagaaagcagtcaatgaacaactgaggtacagcaatgaagaactgatgcttctcatctctctcatttcctgtctatctgttcctatcttctgtctctctgtctctctgtctctgtcacaaaaaaaagcaaccgaggaacaactaaagtgaggcaactatgaattgatacttctcatttgcACCccccataaaaatcaataaataaaatttttttaagcaagagtgggacagacagacaggactggagagacatggaaagcatcaactcatagttgcagcacctcagttgttcattgattgctttctcatatgtgccttgacgagggggctccagccaagccagtgaccatggtgtcatgtctatgatcccacgctcaagccagtgaccttgtgctcaagccgataagcctgtgctcaaaccagcaacctcagggttttgaacctaggtcctcagtgtcctaggtgaatgctctgtccactgcaccgccacctggttaggctatataaataaattaaacattaaaaataaactatagacCAATCTTATATatcaaaattctaaataaaatattataaaataaaatttagtgctATATCTAACAATTTAAAGACTGTTCAAAATTAGGCAATATATTAATGTGatctattataattaataaagaaaaattctatCACCTGATGGTGGATGGTGAAAAGGTATTTGATACCATTCAACACCCATGAGTTTTACAGTAAGTTAACAAGAGTGCTTTTGGTAAGCTGGGAGTCTTAATAGAGTGTTTATGAGAAAACAACAGGAAATAGCTTATTTAGTGTTAAAGTGTCAATGTTTCTTAACCAGGACTGAGCCTCAGAATCACCTGAGGGTGGATACGGCCCTCTTTAGAAATGTTCTTTGCCTGGGTCCCACTCTCAGAGATTTAAATTTAATAAGTTGAGACCCAAACCATGTGTTTTGATGGCTTCCCAGGTGATTTTCATGTTCATCTCTAATTGGGACCCACTGCACTAACATACCCattcagatcaggaacaagacaaggcgcCTACTAATATCTCTTTCAGTGTCCTTCTGGAGGGTTAAGCAAgtacaacaaaaaaggaaagaaaaatatataataaatattctgaagtgcctga from Saccopteryx leptura isolate mSacLep1 chromosome X, mSacLep1_pri_phased_curated, whole genome shotgun sequence includes:
- the PHF6 gene encoding PHD finger protein 6 isoform X1, whose protein sequence is MSTSAEQKKGPTRQRKCGFCKSNRDKECGQLLVSENQKVAAHHKCMLFSSALVSSHTDNESLGGFSIEDVQKEIKRGTKLMCSLCHCPGATIGCDVKTCHRTYHYHCALHDKAQVREKPSQGIYMVYCRKHKRTAHNSEAADLEESFNEHELEPSSPKSKKKSRKGRPRKTNFKGLSEDTRSTSSHGTDEIESSSYRDRSPHRSSPSDTRPKCGFCHVGEEENEARGKLHIFNAKKAAAHYKCMLFSSGTVQLTTTSRAEFGDFDIKTVLQEIKRGKRMKCTLCSQPGATIGCEIKACVKTYHYHCGVQDKAKYIENMSRGIYKLYCKNHSGNDERDEEDEERESKSRGKLEIEQQQLTQQQLNGN
- the PHF6 gene encoding PHD finger protein 6 isoform X2; translated protein: MSTSAEQKKGPTRQRKCGFCKSNRDKECGQLLVSENQKVAAHHKCMLFSSALVSSHTDNESLGGFSIEDVQKEIKRGTKLMCSLCHCPGATIGCDVKTCHRTYHYHCALHDKAQVREKPSQGIYMVYCRKHKRTAHNSEADLEESFNEHELEPSSPKSKKKSRKGRPRKTNFKGLSEDTRSTSSHGTDEIESSSYRDRSPHRSSPSDTRPKCGFCHVGEEENEARGKLHIFNAKKAAAHYKCMLFSSGTVQLTTTSRAEFGDFDIKTVLQEIKRGKRMKCTLCSQPGATIGCEIKACVKTYHYHCGVQDKAKYIENMSRGIYKLYCKNHSGNDERDEEDEERESKSRGKLEIEQQQLTQQQLNGN